Within Bacillota bacterium, the genomic segment ACATGACACCCGACTTGCTTGACGCTGGCACAAAGCGAATGCAGGAGGCCCAAGCGCGAGCACAGGCCGTGGGCGGATCTGGGGGTCGAGCAACCGGTTATGCACACCCCTTGCAGGCTGGCGTGGTGGACATCAGCCACGGGCGCATTCTGTACCTCGAAGACGTCACAGTAAGCTTCGACGGATTCCGGGCGCTCAACAAACTCAATTTGGATATTGCACCCGGCGAACTGCGTTGCATCATCGGCCCCAACGGCGCGGGCAAAACCACGCTGATGGATGTCATAACCGGCAAAACCCGACCCGACTCAGGCACCGTTTTTTTTGGCTCGACCATTGATTTGCTGCGTCACAACGAGTCTGAAATCGCCTCCCTTGGCATAGGTCGCAAATTTCAGAAGCCCACGGTTTTCGAGCAACTGACGGTGTTCGAAAACCTTGAGTTGGCCTTGGCCTGCCATAAGGGGGTTTGGGCCAGCATGCGGTTCCAACTGAAGCCCGAGCAACGGGATCGCTTGGCACAGGTGCTGCACACCATCGAGCTTGGCGCACAATGCCACGCCTTGGCGGGCTCATTGAGCCATGGTCAAAAACAATGGCTTGAAATCGGAATGTTGCTGATGCAAGAGCCGAAGTTGCTGCTGCTTGACGAGCCTGTAGCCGGTATGACCGACGCCGAAACCGAACGCACGGCAGAGTTGTTGATGCAACTTAAACAGCATCACTCCTTGATCGTGGTCGAGCACGACATGGGTTTTGTGCGCTCTATCTGCTCCAAGGTAACGGTGCTTTGTGAGGGTGCGCTGTTGGCTGAGGGTACGCTCGATGAAGTGCAGGCCGATGAACGCGTAATTGAAGTTTATTTGGGGCGATGAGGTCCAACGGCCATGTTGATCATTGAGCAATTGCACCAGTATTACAGTGGTGCGCATATTTTGCGCGGGGTCAGCTTGCAGGCGCGTCGGGGCGAAATCACTGTGGTGCTGGGGCGTAACGGCGTCGGCAAGACCACGTTGCTTAAGTCCCTCATGGGCTTGGTACCGATCCGCAGCGGCTCCATTGAATTCGATGGCCAATCACTGGCGAAGTGCACGCCATACCAGCGCGCTCGCGCAGGCATTGGTTATGTGCCGCAGGGCCGCGAAATCTTTGCTCGGCTTACTGTGCGGGAGAACCTGCTCATGGGATTGGCAACCAAAAGCGCCAAGACTCCCATTCCGCCGGCATTGTTTGAGTTGTTTCCGGTGCTGGCTCAAATGAGTGGGCGCAGGGGGGGCGATCTGTCGGGTGGGCAGCAGCAACAATTGGCCATTGCCCGCGCCCTCGCTGCCGCGCCCGGCTTGCTGGTGCTCGACGAACCCACCGAAGGCATACAGCCCAGTGTCATCAAAGACATTGGCCGGGTGTTGCAGCATTTGGCCAAGAATGGGCTAGACGGTCAACCCATGGCGATCTTGCTGGTCGAGCAGTACTATGATTTTGCCGAGGCTCTGGCTGACCAGTTCGTGGTGATGCAGCGCGGTGAGGTGGTTGCCAAGGGCAGCGGGGAGGAAATGGGGGCGGCAAACATCAGCAAATTGGTTGCGATTTAAGGCTCCCCATGTGCTTCTGCCACCGTTCGGGTTTTCGTTGACGACGCACGCGATTCAGGTCTTCCAAATTCTGGGCTCTGCCGCTTCGGATCCCCACGCACAGGCGCGCACGTTGCGCCACGCGGCTTTGAGGGTTTGCATCACGGGCTCCACCAGTGGGCCCAGTGCCCGCACCACCAGCACCCTGTCGTGCGTGCATGTGGCGCCAGATCGGGTGGCGGTGGGGCTTTGGGCCAAGCTGTCCCGCGCGGACTGTAGCAGCGCCTCTCGGGTCTGCGACGGCCATGGGCTGCCGCTGGCCAGTACCAAGGTGCCGAGGCAACGCTGCCCCGCCAGCCCCAAGGGCGAGTCCATCAGCCGCTTGTCGAGGGCGTCGATTCGGCCCTGATCGAGCCAGCAATCTGCGATTTCGATGCGCTGTTGCAGGAAGCCGGAATCGAATGGCTGACCCGAGATAGGCAGTCCCAGCGCAGTCACTTCCCATGCCAGCAATTGGGCTTCGGGCGCAAGTTTGGCGCGCAAGGAATTGACAGCTTGGCAGCCGGGGTAGGCCAAGGTTTCCATCGGCAGCCATTCCAGTTTGGCCCCTTGTTCCAGTTCAATGTCAATCGATTGGGTGGC encodes:
- the urtD gene encoding urea ABC transporter ATP-binding protein UrtD encodes the protein MTPDLLDAGTKRMQEAQARAQAVGGSGGRATGYAHPLQAGVVDISHGRILYLEDVTVSFDGFRALNKLNLDIAPGELRCIIGPNGAGKTTLMDVITGKTRPDSGTVFFGSTIDLLRHNESEIASLGIGRKFQKPTVFEQLTVFENLELALACHKGVWASMRFQLKPEQRDRLAQVLHTIELGAQCHALAGSLSHGQKQWLEIGMLLMQEPKLLLLDEPVAGMTDAETERTAELLMQLKQHHSLIVVEHDMGFVRSICSKVTVLCEGALLAEGTLDEVQADERVIEVYLGR
- the urtE gene encoding urea ABC transporter ATP-binding subunit UrtE; its protein translation is MLIIEQLHQYYSGAHILRGVSLQARRGEITVVLGRNGVGKTTLLKSLMGLVPIRSGSIEFDGQSLAKCTPYQRARAGIGYVPQGREIFARLTVRENLLMGLATKSAKTPIPPALFELFPVLAQMSGRRGGDLSGGQQQQLAIARALAAAPGLLVLDEPTEGIQPSVIKDIGRVLQHLAKNGLDGQPMAILLVEQYYDFAEALADQFVVMQRGEVVAKGSGEEMGAANISKLVAI
- a CDS encoding urease accessory protein UreD is translated as MPWNASLILRYQRRHATTTVAHKHLGPLRIFHSHYPQGPGLCHNVLIHPPGGLVGGDRLDIRIHAEAFCHALLTTPGATRFYRSLGADATQSIDIELEQGAKLEWLPMETLAYPGCQAVNSLRAKLAPEAQLLAWEVTALGLPISGQPFDSGFLQQRIEIADCWLDQGRIDALDKRLMDSPLGLAGQRCLGTLVLASGSPWPSQTREALLQSARDSLAQSPTATRSGATCTHDRVLVVRALGPLVEPVMQTLKAAWRNVRACAWGSEAAEPRIWKT